Proteins from a genomic interval of Diospyros lotus cultivar Yz01 chromosome 6, ASM1463336v1, whole genome shotgun sequence:
- the LOC127803167 gene encoding zinc-finger homeodomain protein 1-like, giving the protein MEFEEQEEQEEEIEIGGNYESPLGNSSRPKMAGSPADQRKPKYRECLKNHAVGIGGHAVDGCREFMPAGPEGSLDALKCAACNCHRNFHRKDSDSAAGVGGGGGEAFSFPPHYHHPHPHQQFSPYYRTPAGYLHVAPYQRPLALPSTSGGGGGGSHSREEQEDISNPTNNSGGGGGSSKKRFRTKFTQEQKDRMLGLAERLGWRIQKQDEAVVQQFCDETGVRRHVLKVWMHNNKHTLGKKP; this is encoded by the coding sequence ATGGAGTTTGAGGAACAAGAGGAGCAAGAGGAGGAGATTGAGATTGGAGGTAACTATGAGTCGCCGCTTGGCAACTCGTCTCGGCCCAAAATGGCGGGCAGCCCAGCCGACCAGCGGAAGCCCAAGTACAGGGAGTGTCTGAAGAATCACGCCGTCGGGATCGGTGGCCACGCCGTCGACGGCTGCCGCGAGTTCATGCCGGCGGGGCCCGAGGGGAGCCTTGATGCTCTCAAGTGCGCGGCTTGCAACTGCCACCGCAACTTCCACCGCAAGGACTCTGATTCCGCGGCCGGTGTCGGCGGCGGTGGCGGGGAGGCCTTCAGTTTCCCTCCTCACTATCACCACCCGCACCCGCACCAGCAGTTCTCGCCTTATTACAGGACGCCGGCGGGTTACCTGCACGTGGCGCCATATCAGAGGCCGTTGGCGCTGCCGTCGACGTCGGGCGGGGGGGGAGGCGGGTCTCACAGCCGGGAGGAGCAGGAGGATATTTCGAACCCGACGAACAACAGCGGCGGTGGAGGGGGGTCGTCGAAGAAGAGGTTTCGTACGAAGTTCACGCAGGAGCAGAAGGATAGGATGCTGGGCTTGGCAGAGCGGTTGGGGTGGAGGATCCAGAAGCAGGACGAGGCGGTGGTTCAACAGTTCTGCGACGAGACTGGGGTCAGGCGACACGTGCTCAAGGTTTGGATGCACAACAACAAGCACACTCTCGGtaagaaaccctag